One window of Chryseobacterium indologenes genomic DNA carries:
- the mtaB gene encoding tRNA (N(6)-L-threonylcarbamoyladenosine(37)-C(2))-methylthiotransferase MtaB, producing the protein MSTFHRTAAFHTLGCKLNFAETSTIARQLTDAGYDKVSFDEKANVYVINTCSVTENADRECKLHVKRAMKANPEGLVVIVGCYAQLKPEEISQIEGVDLVLGAKEKFNILSYLDDLEKSENEGVVHSCEIEETDFFIGSYSIGDRTRAFLKVQDGCDYKCTYCTIPLARGISRSDTIENVLRNATEIAAKDIKEIVLTGVNIGDYGKGEFGNKRHEHTFLDLISELDKVEGIERIRISSIEPNLLKDESIELVSKSKSFVPHFHIPLQSGSDDLLKKMKRRYLTKLYNDRVNKIREVMPDAAIGVDVIVGFPGETEERFMETYNFLNELPITYLHVFTYSERENTEAATMEGVVPVAERKKRNKMLRILSEKKKMAFYQTQLGKSLPVLWEHENKDGKMFGFTENYVRVQKDFDPASVNQIEFLNLEKILSDGTVSVHSSYQNFLAKA; encoded by the coding sequence ATGTCTACTTTTCATAGAACTGCCGCGTTTCATACACTTGGCTGCAAATTAAATTTTGCGGAAACATCTACTATTGCCCGTCAATTAACAGATGCAGGTTATGATAAGGTAAGTTTTGATGAAAAAGCAAACGTGTATGTTATCAATACATGTTCCGTGACAGAAAATGCTGACCGTGAGTGTAAACTGCACGTGAAAAGAGCGATGAAAGCCAATCCGGAAGGACTGGTTGTTATTGTTGGATGCTATGCACAATTGAAACCTGAAGAAATTTCCCAAATTGAAGGAGTTGATCTTGTTTTAGGAGCAAAAGAAAAATTCAATATTCTGAGCTACCTTGATGATTTGGAGAAATCTGAGAATGAAGGAGTAGTGCACTCATGTGAAATTGAAGAAACAGACTTCTTTATCGGAAGTTATTCTATTGGTGACAGAACCAGGGCTTTCCTGAAAGTACAGGATGGTTGTGACTATAAATGTACATACTGTACGATCCCTTTAGCAAGAGGAATTTCACGTTCCGATACTATTGAAAATGTTCTCAGAAACGCCACAGAAATTGCCGCAAAAGACATCAAAGAAATCGTTCTTACAGGGGTGAATATCGGTGATTATGGTAAAGGGGAATTCGGAAATAAAAGACACGAACATACTTTTCTTGATCTTATTTCTGAACTTGATAAAGTAGAAGGAATTGAAAGAATCCGTATATCTTCTATTGAACCGAACCTTTTGAAAGATGAAAGTATTGAACTGGTTTCTAAAAGTAAAAGCTTTGTTCCGCATTTTCATATCCCGTTACAGTCCGGAAGTGATGATCTTCTGAAAAAGATGAAACGTCGTTACCTGACAAAGCTGTACAATGACAGAGTAAACAAGATCCGCGAGGTAATGCCTGATGCGGCTATTGGTGTAGATGTTATTGTAGGATTTCCGGGAGAAACAGAGGAGAGATTTATGGAAACCTATAATTTCCTTAATGAGCTTCCTATTACTTACCTTCACGTATTTACCTATTCTGAAAGAGAAAATACGGAAGCAGCCACAATGGAAGGTGTTGTTCCGGTAGCTGAAAGAAAAAAACGTAATAAAATGCTTAGAATTCTATCTGAAAAGAAGAAAATGGCATTTTATCAGACACAACTTGGAAAATCGCTTCCAGTTCTTTGGGAGCACGAAAATAAAGACGGGAAAATGTTTGGCTTCACAGAAAACTATGTGAGAGTCCAGAAAGACTTTGATCCTGCATCCGTAAACCAAATCGAATTTCTGAATTTAGAAAAAATCCTGTCAGATGGCACGGTTTCTGTGCATTCTTCTTATCAAAACTTTTTAGCAAAAGCGTAG
- a CDS encoding FMN-binding glutamate synthase family protein: MRDKFLSWGIVLVIATWIIAILIRAHYWIPTLLSAIYALGVYNAYQSKHAILRNFPVLGYFRYFFESISPEMQQYFIERETDGKPFPRNQRSAVYRRAKNLSDTVAFGTQLEVNHRKYEGIKHSIYAKSPSEELPRVWVGGEQCTQPYHASLFNISAMSFGALSDRAQISLNRGAKKGNFYHNTGEGGISPHHMEGGDLCWQIGTGYFGCRDEEGKFNPELFKKYSTLPNVKMIEIKLSQGAKPGHGGVLPGVKNTPEIAAIRHVTPGMTVISPPSHTSFSDAAGLLRFVQQLRELSGGKPVGFKLCIGDTKEFEDICVQMNVLKIYPDFITIDGAEGGTGAAPPEFSDGVGMPLEPALIFVNRTLNNYNVRHKLRVIASGKVLTSLDILRAISMGADMCNNARGFMFSLGCIQALRCNTNNCPTGVATQDKMLIKGLDVTDKAERVYHFHKNTLHTCNELIAAAGRSSYEEVDATMFMRGDEFDHLADLYFPDILGNVKQKAR, translated from the coding sequence ATGAGAGATAAGTTTTTATCTTGGGGAATTGTATTAGTAATTGCTACATGGATTATAGCAATACTGATCAGAGCGCATTATTGGATACCAACGCTGTTATCCGCAATTTATGCATTAGGTGTATACAATGCTTACCAATCGAAACATGCTATTTTGAGGAACTTTCCTGTATTGGGATACTTCAGGTATTTTTTCGAGAGTATTTCACCTGAAATGCAGCAATATTTTATTGAGAGGGAGACAGACGGGAAACCGTTTCCAAGAAATCAGCGTTCTGCAGTATACAGACGTGCAAAAAATTTAAGTGATACCGTAGCTTTCGGTACACAGCTGGAAGTTAATCACAGAAAATATGAAGGGATCAAGCATTCTATTTATGCAAAATCACCTTCAGAAGAGCTTCCGAGAGTATGGGTAGGGGGAGAACAGTGTACACAGCCTTACCACGCTTCATTATTTAATATCTCAGCCATGAGTTTCGGAGCATTGAGTGACAGAGCTCAGATCTCCCTGAACAGAGGTGCCAAAAAAGGAAATTTCTATCACAATACAGGAGAAGGAGGAATTTCACCCCACCATATGGAAGGAGGTGATTTATGCTGGCAGATCGGAACAGGATACTTTGGATGTCGTGATGAAGAAGGAAAGTTCAATCCGGAGCTTTTTAAAAAATATTCAACTCTTCCTAATGTGAAAATGATTGAGATCAAGCTATCACAGGGAGCAAAACCAGGACATGGAGGAGTACTTCCAGGTGTTAAAAACACTCCGGAAATCGCAGCGATCCGTCACGTAACGCCTGGGATGACTGTTATTTCACCACCATCACATACCTCATTCTCTGATGCAGCAGGATTGCTGAGGTTTGTACAGCAGCTGAGAGAACTTTCAGGAGGAAAGCCTGTAGGTTTTAAGCTTTGTATAGGGGATACCAAAGAATTTGAAGACATCTGCGTTCAAATGAATGTTTTGAAAATTTATCCGGACTTTATTACCATTGACGGAGCGGAAGGAGGAACTGGAGCAGCACCACCGGAATTCTCTGATGGAGTAGGGATGCCATTGGAACCCGCTTTGATATTTGTGAACAGAACGCTTAATAACTATAATGTAAGACACAAACTAAGAGTGATTGCCAGCGGAAAAGTTCTTACCAGTCTGGATATTTTGAGAGCAATTTCAATGGGGGCTGATATGTGTAACAATGCAAGAGGGTTTATGTTCTCTCTGGGATGTATTCAGGCATTGAGATGTAATACAAACAACTGTCCTACAGGAGTTGCTACCCAAGATAAAATGCTTATTAAAGGACTTGATGTGACGGATAAGGCAGAAAGAGTATATCATTTCCATAAAAATACGCTTCATACCTGCAATGAACTGATTGCTGCTGCAGGAAGAAGCTCTTATGAAGAAGTAGATGCTACTATGTTTATGAGAGGAGATGAATTTGATCACCTTGCAGATCTATATTTCCCGGATATCTTAGGGAATGTAAAGCAGAAGGCAAGATGA